Within Desulfurobacterium thermolithotrophum DSM 11699, the genomic segment TTTCTTTATCTTTTCCATGCTATAGAAAATTTCTTAAGGAAAAAAAAGGTTAATTTGAAGCTTATTTCTCATATAGTCCTTTTTATCTTGAGTGTTTGCGGCATTATTGTTGCCGGAAAACGGTCTTTTATTTTGGCATTTTTTTTAACTAGCATTATACTTATCCTTTTATTCTCAAAGCTTTTTCAAAGGAAAAAGGTTATTATACCTATTCTCTTTGTTTCTATTTTTACTTTAGCATCAGGCGTAATTTATGTATCTGCAGAAAGAAATTACAATCTTTCTCACTCCTCTTTTAAAGAAATTATTCAATTATCTTCAAGTAATAGAGATAAAATTGCCTTGGATGCAATTAGTATTATCAAATCTGATTTTACAGAAGGAAGAATTGTAAATATTCTCATAGGACATGGGGAAAACTGTGGAGCTTATCTTCCACATCCTTATTCTCTCAATCACAGTCAAGGAAAGTATGAATCTATCTTTCTGTTATCAGAATTTGTTGAGAAAGGATTAATAGGAGTTCTTATTGAAATACTTATAATCTATAAAGTTTTACTATTCATTGCTACTTTGGAAAAGGAAAAAGAGAAATTGTTTCTCTTGTTATGGGGAAGTATCCCCCTGGTTATTCACTTTTTTGGAATGATTTTCGTTTTTTTAAAAGATCCTACTCTACCAACGTGGTTACTTATGTTTAGATTATCAGAAAATGCTAATAAAGGAAAAAATTTTCTTAAAGGTAGGGAATCATGATGAAGAAGGTTGCCCTTCTAGTTAGAAGTGCTAGTTTTGGTGGAATAGAAAGACTTGTAATAGATTTATTTAAGTATATGAAGGAACATGTTAAAGAGATAGAACCCTATTTAATTGTTTTTTGCAGGGAGGGAGGCTTTCTAAAGGAGTTAGAAGAAGAGAAGAATGTATACTTTTTAAGTTCCAAAAAGAAATTGAAAACAACAAACTTTGATATTTACCTTAAGCTAAGAAAGTTACTAAAAGAACTTGAAGTAGACATACTACACTTTCATAGTTATCCAGTAGACTTCATAGGTGTTATTGCTTCATTAGGACTGAGAGTAAAAAGAATAGCACATATTCACAACTTCCACTTTATTGGTGGAGAAAAGAGAATAAAAAAGTACAGGTTTATAAGTAAATATATTGACAGCTTTATCTACGTATCTAAAGCAGTAATGGAAAGTGTAGATCCTCTTTATAATGCTTACTGTCCTAATAAAAAGGTATTATATAACTTTATAGTACCCGAAAGAATAGAAACTTTTCTAAAGAAAGAAAAAATGACACGGAAAGAATTGGGAATTCCAGAAGATGGTGTTGTCTTTTGCTTTGTTGGAAGACTTACAGACAACAAGAACATTTTGAATTTAATAAAGGCAATGTCATACTTGAAAGAAAGAAAAAATCTTTACCTTTTAATAGTAGGAAGTGGAAAACTGGAAAAAAATGCAAAAGAATTAGCAAAAAATTTACAACTTAGAAACATAGTTTTTGCAGGAGCTAGTTATAATCCATTTAAGTATCTAAAGGTTTCAAATGTTTTTATTTTACCTTCTAAAGTAGAGGGTTTACCTCTTTCTCATCTTGAAGCAATGTATTTAGGATTGCCTTCTTTGATTTCTGAAAATGTACCATCTAAGGAAATACCATCTAAGGAAATAGCTTATGAAGCCTCATTTATAAGTGGAATATCGCCTGAGTCTATAGCTAAGGGAATAGAAAATCTTTATATTTGTAAAGATATAAGAGATACTTTAGCTGTGAAAGCTAAAGAAGTAATTCAAAATTTTATTATCGATAGATATTTTGAAAAGCTTTATGAAATATACACAAGGTTATGAAAATGATGGAAGACATAAAAAAGGTTTCTTTTCCGTGGTGGATACTTAAGTATTTAAAGGATATGAAATTATTATTTGCAGTAGCTTTTATCACTATGTTTCTTCATGCAGGTATTACCTCTTATTTAGCATATTTTGTAAAAGACATAGTTAACACTGTCTTTGTTAGCAAAAACGAAAGAATGATTAATCTTATACCTTTAATTCTTTTAGGCTTAGTTTTAATAAAGGGAATAGTATACTTCATTAATTATTACACAATGGCTTATATAGGACAGAGTGTTATAGCTAAACTAAGAGAAGAGCTATACGAGAAAATATTAAAACTTCCACTTGATCAATTTTGGGAATCTCCTGGAACCTTTGTTTCTAAAGTTATTAATGATACTTCTCTCCTTCAGGATTTTACATCAAGACAAATTGCTACCTTTTTAAGGAATCTTTTGA encodes:
- a CDS encoding glycosyltransferase, which produces MMKKVALLVRSASFGGIERLVIDLFKYMKEHVKEIEPYLIVFCREGGFLKELEEEKNVYFLSSKKKLKTTNFDIYLKLRKLLKELEVDILHFHSYPVDFIGVIASLGLRVKRIAHIHNFHFIGGEKRIKKYRFISKYIDSFIYVSKAVMESVDPLYNAYCPNKKVLYNFIVPERIETFLKKEKMTRKELGIPEDGVVFCFVGRLTDNKNILNLIKAMSYLKERKNLYLLIVGSGKLEKNAKELAKNLQLRNIVFAGASYNPFKYLKVSNVFILPSKVEGLPLSHLEAMYLGLPSLISENVPSKEIPSKEIAYEASFISGISPESIAKGIENLYICKDIRDTLAVKAKEVIQNFIIDRYFEKLYEIYTRL